A DNA window from Candidatus Liberimonas magnetica contains the following coding sequences:
- a CDS encoding FecR domain-containing protein encodes MKKLAMLVLSMFLCTAVLEAAKPIKAVISKTRGEVLVKIDDNSAWKKGYESMPLDENATLKTNWWGNVTLTLNDGSKISVKGNSQIKLNNLGDSDRTVEQQKGKSIFKINKMWGGKKFQCKTPVAVCSVRGTEFGVEVGDDNSSTFKVYSGLVDVMGGKDTITLNPNEKIDVKENIPMGAPTAFSASDNKEKGEIVKSAIAQNAGLEVSADMTKEAIQKAAADEMRLAEYQQGKTIVDAFGQRVRIQEYIVRTAVDQYKLVVLNERNARYDYFTNKQTFNTTLPTDLSVANKAWREWNDGAKTTTPSYYLTANESAASNTKDIVTWGYTGGHTTGATGSGAHFYNGYYFKINGNSKIAYNPTTAGGTANSTSDITWSVVGTNMAHSAFLTWWDANIVIDTPSGADKMHTSMDVANFGNGTSYKEQYYTITDLGKIASSSDYSKNGAYAYNQEMVLSGSEFTGTDGKIDICVEPKIFRDAGLIK; translated from the coding sequence ATGAAAAAGTTAGCTATGCTGGTGTTGTCGATGTTTTTGTGCACCGCGGTGCTTGAGGCTGCAAAACCCATCAAAGCGGTCATCTCAAAAACTAGGGGCGAGGTTTTGGTAAAAATTGACGACAATTCTGCCTGGAAAAAGGGTTATGAGTCTATGCCGTTAGATGAAAATGCAACCCTTAAAACTAATTGGTGGGGAAATGTAACCCTTACCTTGAACGACGGCAGCAAGATAAGCGTAAAAGGGAACTCCCAGATAAAACTAAATAACCTTGGCGACAGCGACCGCACGGTTGAGCAGCAGAAAGGCAAATCCATTTTCAAGATAAATAAAATGTGGGGAGGCAAGAAGTTCCAGTGCAAAACACCGGTTGCCGTATGTTCTGTCCGCGGCACAGAGTTCGGTGTTGAAGTTGGCGACGACAACTCATCCACCTTTAAGGTGTACAGCGGGCTTGTGGATGTGATGGGTGGAAAAGACACGATAACCTTAAACCCGAATGAGAAGATAGATGTCAAAGAAAATATCCCGATGGGTGCGCCTACAGCTTTCTCTGCAAGCGACAACAAAGAAAAAGGCGAGATTGTAAAATCGGCTATAGCCCAGAACGCGGGCCTTGAAGTCTCTGCAGACATGACAAAGGAAGCGATACAGAAAGCTGCTGCGGACGAAATGCGGCTTGCCGAGTACCAGCAGGGCAAAACCATAGTTGACGCCTTCGGACAGCGTGTAAGGATTCAGGAATACATAGTAAGGACCGCTGTTGACCAGTATAAGCTTGTGGTCTTAAATGAAAGAAATGCAAGATACGATTATTTTACCAACAAACAGACATTTAATACCACTCTTCCTACGGATTTATCGGTTGCAAACAAAGCCTGGAGAGAATGGAATGACGGTGCAAAAACAACCACTCCTTCGTATTACCTGACAGCTAACGAATCAGCGGCATCAAATACCAAGGATATCGTGACTTGGGGTTACACCGGCGGCCATACAACCGGGGCAACCGGTTCAGGAGCTCATTTTTATAACGGCTATTATTTCAAAATAAACGGAAATTCTAAGATAGCCTATAACCCTACGACCGCAGGCGGTACTGCAAACTCAACAAGCGATATTACCTGGTCAGTAGTCGGCACGAATATGGCCCACAGCGCGTTCCTTACCTGGTGGGATGCAAATATTGTTATAGACACTCCTTCCGGAGCAGACAAAATGCATACAAGCATGGATGTTGCAAATTTCGGGAACGGCACTTCTTATAAAGAACAATATTATACGATTACAGACCTTGGCAAGATAGCTTCTTCTTCAGATTATTCAAAGAACGGGGCCTATGCCTATAACCAGGAAATGGTATTATCAGGAAGCGAGTTCACCGGAACAGACGGAAAAATAGATATCTGCGTGGAACCCAAGATATTTCGTGACGCCGGCCTGATAAAATAA
- a CDS encoding type II toxin-antitoxin system HicB family antitoxin, with amino-acid sequence MDKKYSAIYEKRGKWYIGYIKELAGVNSQGKTLKEVKRNLKEALNLVLDAKEKLSYDDKMPDKVFRESIFTIGK; translated from the coding sequence ATGGATAAAAAGTATTCGGCTATTTACGAGAAAAGAGGGAAATGGTATATTGGCTATATAAAAGAATTAGCCGGAGTAAATAGCCAGGGGAAAACCCTTAAAGAAGTTAAAAGGAATTTAAAGGAAGCTTTAAATTTAGTTTTAGACGCAAAAGAAAAGTTGTCTTATGATGACAAAATGCCAGATAAGGTATTTAGAGAATCCATTTTTACCATTGGTAAATGA
- a CDS encoding type II toxin-antitoxin system HicA family toxin, with amino-acid sequence MKRKELVYYLRIHSCVLLREGKRHSVFVNLNNDKVSTVPRHKEINDFLAKKICRDLEIKEL; translated from the coding sequence ATGAAAAGGAAAGAGCTGGTTTACTATTTACGGATACATAGTTGCGTACTTTTGAGAGAAGGGAAAAGGCATAGTGTATTTGTAAATTTAAATAATGACAAAGTTTCAACGGTTCCAAGGCACAAAGAGATAAATGATTTTTTGGCAAAAAAGATATGCAGGGATTTAGAAATAAAAGAATTATAA
- a CDS encoding PorV/PorQ family protein, with protein sequence MVRKFMLLMLSLCLCANLGFSASQGTSGAQFLKITSAPRPSGMGGAFTAVSGDINSIAFNPAGLASLEKKDAILVQNNWLQDITNQFVAFGLPIKDFGTLGIAVNMLTIKDIKKYDNTATAQGTYGANDMAITLGYAKAVSEKLSLGLNAKSISSKIDDQTASAMAADVGTLYKASSKLDLALAAQNIGSSMKFIAEGDPLPLTIKLGGAYKPSEKLVLALDINSPNDSDLYFAVGGEYSISAGEKLVFPVRVGYRTGMQTGGLSGLGTGLGIMYNSVFGVDLAWNPGGDLGDAMKFGLRFCF encoded by the coding sequence ATGGTTAGAAAATTTATGTTGTTGATGTTGTCTTTATGTCTTTGTGCAAACCTGGGTTTTAGTGCAAGCCAGGGAACTTCAGGAGCTCAGTTTTTAAAGATTACATCCGCTCCAAGGCCTTCCGGTATGGGCGGTGCATTTACGGCGGTAAGCGGGGATATTAACAGCATAGCTTTTAACCCTGCTGGCCTGGCTTCTCTTGAAAAGAAGGATGCTATCCTTGTGCAGAATAACTGGCTCCAGGATATAACGAACCAGTTCGTGGCATTCGGCCTGCCTATTAAGGATTTCGGGACGCTTGGAATTGCGGTTAATATGCTGACTATTAAAGATATAAAAAAGTATGACAATACCGCAACAGCCCAGGGCACCTACGGCGCTAACGATATGGCTATTACACTCGGCTATGCGAAAGCTGTCAGCGAAAAACTAAGCCTGGGTTTAAATGCCAAGTCCATAAGCTCAAAAATAGACGATCAGACCGCTTCGGCAATGGCAGCAGACGTAGGAACGCTTTATAAAGCGTCTTCAAAGCTTGATTTGGCCCTTGCAGCCCAGAACATAGGCTCAAGCATGAAGTTTATAGCCGAAGGTGACCCGCTTCCTCTTACGATCAAGCTTGGCGGAGCGTATAAACCGTCTGAAAAACTGGTGTTGGCTTTAGATATAAATTCGCCTAACGACAGCGACCTTTATTTTGCCGTAGGCGGAGAATATTCTATATCTGCGGGCGAAAAACTTGTATTTCCTGTAAGAGTCGGCTACCGTACAGGCATGCAGACAGGCGGCCTTTCCGGCCTAGGTACAGGGCTTGGGATAATGTATAACAGTGTTTTTGGAGTGGACCTTGCGTGGAACCCGGGCGGCGACCTTGGCGATGCCATGAAGTTCGGTTTAAGGTTCTGCTTCTAA